The Pleurodeles waltl isolate 20211129_DDA chromosome 7, aPleWal1.hap1.20221129, whole genome shotgun sequence genome includes a region encoding these proteins:
- the LOC138246753 gene encoding mucin-22-like has product MIATAEVTTTGIITCEITTAGITTAEITTDLITTTEITTNDITTTVITTSEITTAGITIAEITTTVITTTVITTAEITTAGITSTEIAIIEILTAGITTAEITATGNTTSDIITAGITTAEITTDVITTTEITTTDITTTVITTSEITSAEITSAEITPVEIISAVIVNAEGTTTGFTNYKITTVEITTAEITTTDITTTVVTTAEITMSGITTTELPLLSLLSLRVPLQGLLLLRLPLLLLLTDVTTVDITTTVITTSEITSAGITSAEITPVEIITAAIANAEITTTVITNSEITTTDITTKITSAGITSTEIAIIEILTAGITTAEITATGNSTSDIITAGITNAEITTDVITTTEITTTDITTTVITTSEITSADITSAEITPVEIITAVIVNAEGTTTGFTTYEITTVEITTAEITTTDITTTVVTTAEITTSGNTTTELPLLSLLSLRVPLQGLLLLRLPLLLLLTDVTTVDITTTVITTSEITSAGITSAEITPVENITAAIANAEVTTTGITT; this is encoded by the exons atgATTGCCAcagctgaggttaccactactgggattattacctgtgagattaccactgcagggattaccactgctgagattaccactgatttgattactaccactgagatcaCCACtaatgatattaccactactgtgattactacctctgagattaccactgcagggattaccattgctgagattaccactacagtaattaccactactgtgattactaccgctgagatcaccactgcagggattacctctaCTGAGATTGCCATCATTGAAAttctcactgcagggattaccactgccgaGATTACTGCTACTGGAAATACTACCTCtgatattatcactgcagggattaccactgctgagattaccactgatgtgatcactaccactgaaattaccactactgatatcacCACTACTGTGataactacctctgagattaccagtgcagagattacctctgctgagattaccccAGTTGAAATTATCTCTGCAGTGATTGTCAATGCTGAGGGTACCACTACTGGCTTTACTAACTATAAGATTACCACTgtagagattaccactgctgagattactaccactgatattaccactactgtggttACTACCGCTGAAATTACCATgtcagggattaccactactgaattaccactactgtcattactatctctgagagtaccactgcagggattactgctgctgagattaccactactgttattACTAACTGATGTTACCACtgttgatattaccactactgtgattactacctctgagattaccagtgcagggattacctctgctgagattacaccagttgaaattatcactgcagcgaTTGCcaatgctgagattaccactactgtgattactaactctgagattaccactactgatattaccactaag attaccagtgcagggattacctctactGAGATTGCCATCATTGAAAttctcactgcagggattaccactgccgaGATTACTGCTACTGGAAATAGTACCTCtgatattatcactgcagggattaccaatgctgagattaccactgatgtgatcactaccactgaaattaccactactgatatcacCACTACTGTGataactacctctgagattaccagtgcagatattacctctgctgagattaccccagttgaaattatcactgcagtgaTTGTCAATGCTGAGGGTACCACTACTGGCTTTACTACCTATGAGATTACCACTgtagagattaccactgctgagattactaccactgatattaccactactgtggttACTACCGCTGAAATTACCACTTCAGGGAATACCActactgaattaccactactgtcattactatctctgagagtaccactgcagggattactgctgctgagattaccactactgttattACTAACTGATGTTACCACtgttgatattaccactactgtgattactacctctgagattaccagtgcagggattacctctgctgagattacaccagttgaaaatatcactgcagcGATTGCCaatgctgaggttaccactactgggattactacctga
- the LOC138246752 gene encoding salivary glue protein Sgs-3-like yields the protein MVVPVKFGGVVNGDVVAFGEDQIKRVAGDVGITTAEITATGNTTSDIITAGITTAEITTDVITTTEITTTDITTTVITTSEITSAEITSAEITPVEIISAVIVNAEGTTTGFTNYKITTVEITTAEITTTDITTTVVTTAEITMSGITTTELPLLSLLSLRVPLQGLLLLRLPLLLLLTDVTTVDITTTVITTSEITSAGITSAEITPVEIITAAIANAEITTTVITNSLPLL from the exons atggtcgttccagtgaagttcggtggtgtggttaacgGTGACGTGGTTGCTTTCGGAGAAGATcagatcaagcgtgtggccggcgatgtgg gaattaccactgcCGAGATTACTGCTACTGGAAATACTACCTCtgatattatcactgcagggattaccactgctgagattaccactgatgtgatcactaccactgaaattaccactactgatatcacCACTACTGTGataactacctctgagattaccagtgcagagattacctctgctgagattaccccAGTTGAAATTATCTCTGCAGTGATTGTCAATGCTGAGGGTACCACTACTGGCTTTACTAACTATAAGATTACCACTgtagagattaccactgctgagattactaccactgatattaccactactgtggttACTACCGCTGAAATTACCATgtcagggattaccactactgaattaccactactgtcattactatctctgagagtaccactgcagggattactgctgctgagattaccactactgttattACTAACTGATGTTACCACtgttgatattaccactactgtgattactacctctgagattaccagtgcagggattacctctgctgagattacaccagttgaaattatcactgcagcgaTTGCcaatgctgagattaccactactgtgattactaactcattaccactactgtga